ATAGAAGGTTCTCTTCAATCATAGAAGCAATGTGGATAGTATGTATATTTCCAGCATTAGTCTCTTCAATCTCTTCGTAAGAATTTAATTTGTAAAAATTAATTGCTTTTCTGATTAATCCTTGAACACACTCTCTATTACTAGAATCAAAATACTTTGTATTTTCAATTGTTT
The DNA window shown above is from Cytobacillus luteolus and carries:
- a CDS encoding DUF6407 family protein, coding for MIKNIYTFVSETIENTKYFDSSNRECVQGLIRKAINFYKLNSYEEIEETNAGNIHTIHIASMIEENLLSKVVEHSMNSERDIDIEDIYKGKVYRHY